The Peromyscus maniculatus bairdii isolate BWxNUB_F1_BW_parent chromosome 14, HU_Pman_BW_mat_3.1, whole genome shotgun sequence genomic interval AAATATAATCGCAGTCTGATAATTTGACAGCCTCATGTTTTATAGCTGGGGTCTGGGAACTGTAGGGAAAATTAAGGACTCTCTATAAAAGAGTGTATTTAGTACATGGGAATGTGGACATGGCCATTTACTAGAAGACCTTTAAAGAACTTTATTATAAttgggcatatgtgtgtgtgtgagcgtgcctgtgtgcatgcttgtaagAGAGGGGGGCATGCATGCCACATTTCAAATGTaaagaggtcagagaacaaccttgtggacttggtttttttccttttaatgtgggttccaggggtggaactcaggttaGCAGCTCTGTGCAGCCAGTGTGTTTATCTGACAGCCCCAGAGGACATTTTTGACATAATGATacttagattaaaaacaacaacaacaacaaatctccCGTATTCCGAGTCTGCCCTTCTCTGTGGAGACAAAATGGTGTATGCAATGCTCAGCTACTGATTCTGGAACTGAAATTATGGCACAAGCTATCTTCTACAGTCTGTTCTTGTGTTCCCTTCCTCGCTGCTGCTGGTGGCTGGGTGCATGACTCTTCCCAGCCTGTTGGGAGCAATTTGTTCAGCAACTTCAATGGGATGAAATTTGGGCTCAAGAAAAAATTTCCAGAGTTCACGCCTCTTCAACTCCGAAAAGCTTAGGGTCACAGGACCTCTTCTGGTGCTAATTAGTACGACTGTATCCCAGGATCTAGGTTCTGTAAAACCTAAGTGGAAAGGATTTGAAGGATGTGATCAACAAAAGAACTACATATGAAAGTTTTATGAAGATACCTCTGTTGACACACTTAGGTGAAACGCCTCGAACTTAAGTCATCTGACCCCCAAGTCCCACGAACCCACAACGTGATTTTACGAATCAGCTCCTATctcctaaatatataaagcaGCCATGCAGAGCACAGATTAAATCAGACAAatgtccctcccccccccccccccccacatccgtGTACTGCAGTCACGGCTCGAGCCAGGCTCGCCCGGAGCCGCAGCGAATCGGGACTGTCTGCAAGAACTCAGAGCGCCGCGGACCGAGTGTGTCTGCAAcaagccccccacccctgccggCGCACATCCCCGGGAGAGACCCCCCCTACCCTCCCGGGCCCCCGGGGGCCCCGCACCCGGCGCCTCGGCCCGCTCAGCGGCGCGCATGCTCCGTGCTGGCCTTCTCCCTCGACTCGGGAGTGCGAGCGCCGGGCCGTGGGGCCGGaccgagccgagccgagccgcGGCTGCTGGGACCCGgggctcggcggcggcggcggcggcggcggcggcggccagcgCTGTGCACGCCGGACACGCGCGCCCGCTCGGCCCCGAGGGCCCTCTGGAGGTGACTCGGGCGGGCCCGGGCGAGCGTCGTCGGCTGCGCGGAGGGCGGGGGAGGCGATGAGGACACTGCGGGCCGCCGCCGTCCGCCCGCCGCGGCCGTAGCGGGAGTCGGGGCGGGGGCGAGGCCGGCGGCGGGGCTCCGGGCCGCGCACCCAGACAAAGGAGGAGGAGCCGCCCGACGAGCGGGGCCGGCGCcgcggggaggaggaggacgcCTCGGGCCGCCGCGCTTCCTCGGGGCCTCGGTGGACggggcccgcccgcccgcccgctcgcccggCGGCGGCGccgcctccccaccccaccccccgccccggaGCGCTCGCCCGGCCGTAGCGGCGGCCCGGGCTGGAGACGGCGGCCCCGGGCGAGGCGAGGCGAGGCGGCCCGCGCGCCCCGCTCGGCTGGCTGTCAGGCCACCGGCCCGGCCTCCGATGCGGAGGCGCTGCGGCCGGGGACCATGCAGCAGGCGCCGCAGCCCTACGAGTTCTTCAGCGAGGAAAACAGTCCGAAATGGCGGGGACTGCTGGTCCCGGCCCTGCGGAAGGTCAGTGCTGGGGCCGAGGGAGGGAGGTGCCGCGGGCCGGAGgggccgggtggcggcggcggggtgGGCCGGGCCGGGCGCTCGCACAACTTGTAACGGGGAAGCCCGGGTCGAGCCCGCATCGGGTCCCCCACCTTCCCCGGCCGGGCGCCGGGTGCTCCTCGTTGCCTGTTGCATCCCGAAGGACgttttctcaacttttttttttttttttttttttggcctggtcCCGGAAGGAAGGTTTTGTTATGATCATAAAACTGGATTTCATGTTACAGTCATTTCGTCAGGCAACTTCCGCCGTTGACCAATTTGTTGTCCTCAGGCTGGATTCGGGCAAGACGAAAGTcctgctgggtttttttgtttttttgttttttttgagttTCTGGAACAAATGCAGTTTCGCACCGAGTAACTACTTTTAAGTtctttggggggggcgggggaggtgtTCACCTCGGGCGGTTTGCTTGCCAAGGTTGCCCATTCGCTTGTAAGacagtgctttttatttttttgctaatAGGGATGTCTGTTTCACATGTGTGAAGTGTCAGTGAGTCATAGTATTCCTTTTCCAGCTCTTGAGGTGAATCTAAAGCGCCTCTGCACTTCCTGCAGAAGTCTTACCTGGATCCCACGACTGTCTCACAAAATCTGGTCCGTTTCTGCACCGCGATGAGAACTTGTCATCACCTTTAAGGGACAGTCGGAGGCAGTTCAAGTCAATCAGTCTTTGGAGTTTGGATGCATTGCTAGGATGCATGTCTTGTACTGGTCGGTGTCGGTCTTTTATGAAGTTAGGTAGTTACACaatggtttttattgctgtttgttAAGTTCTTCTTGTAAGTCAGACGCATGGGCTCAGGGTTAGCAGTCATGCGTCCTGAACATGGGCTGCTCCTGAGACATTTTGCCTTTTCTGCAAAATAAACAAGGATTAAAGCAAAACATCTAGGCCAGCGAGAGGCTCAGCAGGGGACGACGGGTGATTTGCTGTCCAACCACACAAGCTTCATGGCTTGAGTTTCGTtcttggaacccacataaaggtggtaGGAGAGTACTGACTCCGTAAAGTTGTCCTGGCCTTCATGCagtccacctctctctctctctctctctctctctctctctctctctctctctctctctctctctctctctctctctctctctctctcacacacacacacacacacacacacacacacacacacacacacacacacacacggagtaaTAATGAACTCCAGTTAGTTAAAATTCTGCATGGTCCAGGGAGTAAACGTGCTTTTCTGATAAGCCAGATTATCTGAGTTCATGCCCAGACCccaggtggaaggaaagagggaattGACTCCCAAAACttgttcacacatacacaccaccaccaccaccaccaacagcagcagcagcaacagcagctacACTTGCAAAGTAATTCATCATCATACATTTCTAAGGAATGGAAAGACACTTTACTGGTAAAAACATTTCCTTGTACTTTGAGAATTTCGAGTTTCCCATTGGCATAATTCTCACGGGGAGGTGTTTATTGGCTTCCTTGGCGGTGTACAGCAAGTCCAGTCATTTTAAAGAACTTGGTGGAGATGGAAAGCATGTAAAGTAGTGATAATGAACTCTGTCTTGTATTAAAAGCAAAGGGGGAGCTGCCTAGCTAGTAGTTAGCCCTTCTGCCTCACAGACTGGTGAGAGTGCAAGTATACACCCTTTAGTGCTTTTGACAGCAAAAGGTGGCTTAGATTCTCTACCATCCTTGATGCACAAGTACAAAGTTAAAATTTCAGAGCAGatcagaaacaaaaccagaactgcCATCCAGCCAGTCCCTTGCTTTGGTCCTACCtctgtgcatttatgtgtgcTGCTCGGTTCTCAGGTGCTCGGTAGGTGATGCATTACTTCTTCATTGTATGGAAAGAAACACATCTGAGAATTCGGTCTTCTGTGGTGATTGTTAAAAGCAGTTAGTACTAATTTAGTAACTTAACATTATGAGATTGAAgacatttaatttttagaaaacccatggaagatatttaatttttagaaaaacttTGTTGATActaattcatattttatgtggTGTGATATATTCTaactttatatattcatttaacaTCTGTTGAACACAACTTGATACTATGCTAGATTCTAAGAATACAAaggtgaattattattattattattattatttactttgggtttttgagctaggatttctttgtgtagccctggctgttctagaactcactctgtagaccaggctgtccttgaactcggaTCTTCTGATCTCTGCCCCCTCAAAggtgaagttttaaaaataaagtcattctCTAAAGGTATTTATTATCTAGACCAAAAATTCTGTTTTGAATTATGTAAATGAGcaattttgatcatttttctgCCAGGAgatctttcgtgtgtgtgtgtgtgtgtgtgtgtgtgtgtgtgtgtgtgtatgtgtgtgtgtgtgtaaggggcaGTCTTGGCTCAGTCAGATTAGTCTATTTGTACATTTTGGTGAAGTCACcaaaacatttcagaaaagtgAAGTCATGATTTTAATTCAAAATGCAAATGAACACATGTCAGTGATTtaaacttacttatttttgagagatGGGCAAGCATAGCCCAGGATGCCCTCAAACTTGTCATGTAAtggaaggtgaccttgaacttctgatcctcttgtctccaccactGGGGACAGAATCTAGGGCTTCCTCCATAGTTGGGTAAGCACTCTACCCATATATCCCAGCCTTCAGTTTTTCATTTAATGAAAGATCTAGAAAGATGTCAAAGCCATTCATATGACCATTTGGGTATTTATAGGATACTTAGTGAAGGAATATTGAAACTATTGGGTTCTATATACAGTTAGTTGATATTAAGAACATAAAAGAGTAAGTTTTAGCTATCCCTTCCCTTAGGTAGAAATTATTTGCATTTTGACTAGCCAGATTTCTATAAATTCTATAAATTCATCTCATAGACTTGTTAAATAGTCAGTAGATAGTAATCAAAAGTTTAAGTACCACACTGAAAAATGCCTAGtatagtttttttggttttgcttattttcaagttttgagtaatttttaaaaaatgaatactgAGTGTGCACGTTTTTTGTGCATATTTAGCAAAATTACCAGTGTCAACTTGAAAATGAAAGGCTTGCTCATTTCTGCAGCAATTACACTAAAATTGAACAATACATAAAATTAGTGAATTTAATTTGATTTCatgaaagttgtttttaaaaagtaaaaaaacaaaaaacaaaacagttggtgtggtggtgcactttaATCCTATccctcggaggcagaggcaggtggatctctgtgagtttgaagtcagcctggtctacagcattcTAGTTCCCCGACAacaagagctacatagtgagatgctgtctcaaacaaacaaacaaataaacaaacagtaaacaaaggagggggaggaggaggtagTGATGGAATCAATGGTGGTGGCGGAGGGtggcgatgatgatgatgatgatgatggtggtggtggtggtggcagtggtggtggtggcggcagtggtggtggcagcagcagtggcagttAGAgacatggttcagcaggtaagagtgcttgctgctcttgcagatgacttgagtttgattcccagcacccacatcaggtgactcacatccacctgtaactccagctccaggagatctgatgccctcttctggcctccataggcacctgcactcatgtgcacattcccacatacagatacacatatacctactttttttgtttgtttatttggtttgtttttagagacagggtttctctgtacagctttgcatctttc includes:
- the LOC143268527 gene encoding uncharacterized protein LOC143268527; translation: MVPGRSASPAERGARAASPRLARGRRLQPGPPLRPGERSGAGGGVGRRRRRRASGRAGGPRPPRPRGSAAARGVLLLPAAPAPLVGRLLLLCLGARPGAPPPASPPPRLPLRPRRADGGGPQCPHRLPRPPRSRRRSPGPARVTSRGPSGPSGRACPACTALAAAAAAAAAAEPRVPAAAARLGSVRPHGPALALPSRGRRPARSMRAAERAEAPGFTEPRSWDTVVLISTRRGPVTLSFSELKRRELWKFFLEPKFHPIEVAEQIAPNRLGRVMHPATSSSEEGNTRTDCRR